The following is a genomic window from Syntrophorhabdus sp..
CCCTCTTGTCCTCGGGGGGAGGGGGCGGTACGGGCCCGGTGATCTTCGATATGGCACGGAACTTGGGAGGACAGACCTCGAAGCAGGTCCCGCACTTTATGCACTTGTCCTGGTCGACGATGTGGATCTGCTGCTTCACGCTTATGATCGCATCGACGGGGCAGCGTCTCGCGCAGGTCATGCAGGCCTGGCACTTCCCGTGGTCGATGTAGTAGGAGTAGACATCTGCGAACTGCCTGTCTATCTCCTCCTTCGTGAAGAGCTTCTCCTCCTGTTCGTGGTCGTGACCCTCAAGACGGGAGGCGAGCTTCTCGCGGTTTACCATCTTGAAGTAGGGGATGAGCTTCTTGAGGTCATTAAGGCGGGCCTTCAGTTCCCCGGGCTCGATGCCCTCGCCCTTGCCGATGGGGCCAAGGCCCTTTACCGTCTTGACAAAGTCGTTGACGGATTCGGTGAAGACGTTCGCCTCGGCACCGGACATGAAGTTGATCCGGAGCCTCTCGGGGTTGAGGCCGACGTGTTCCATGATCCTCCTCATGAGGAGCACCATGTTCTTGGCCTGGTAGTTCCCGTGGGTGATGTAGTTGCACTCGCCAAGGTGGCACGCACCCAGGAAGACACCGTCTATTCCGTTCTGGAAGGCCCTGAGCACAAATCCCATGTCCACCCGTCCGGAACACATGACGCGGATGATTCTCATTTCAGTTGTATATTGCAGTCTGGAGACTCCAGCCAGGTCAGCTGCGCCGTACGCTCACCAGTTGCAGGCGAAACCCAGGACTCTCGGTTTAAACTTTGCTGTACTCATCTGTTCCCACCTCCTTCTTAAGGTTTACGCATCGGCGGCTGCTGCCGCGTCGATCTGTTTTAAGATCTCGTCCTCGGGGACGACTACGTCGATCTCGCTTATGACCTCTTCATCGGTGAAGTGCCTGAGCTGGATCGCCCCCGTGGGACACTTGGTGTTGCACAGTCCGTCCCCTTTACAGAGAACGGGGTTGACGACGACCTTCTTGCCCTGCTTCGTCTCCTTGAGCTCGAGCGCGCCGTAGGTGCAGACCTCGACGCATGCCCCGCAGCCCATGCACTGTTTCTCGTTGACGGCGCAGACGCTCCCCGATGCCACGACGATATCGTGGGACAGGAGGGTAAGGGCCCTTCCGGCCGCCCCGTAGGACTGGTTGATCGTCTCCTGGATGAACTTCGGATAGTGGGCAAGCCCGCAGAGGTAGACGCCGTCCGTCGCAAACTCGACGGGGCGCAGCTTCACGTGGGCCTCCTTGAAGAAGCCGTCGGGGGAGAGGGTGACCTTGAACTGGCCGGCCACTTCCTTCGTCGCCGCCGAGGGGATGACCGCGGCCGCCAGCGCTATGATGTCGGCGTCGAGCTCGAGCTTCTTGCCGAGGATGTAGTCCGTCGCGGTGACCTTGAGGACGGGCCGCTTGTCCTCTGCCTTGCCGGGTTCGACAACGGGCGGGTCTTGCGGTTCGTAGCGGATGAACCTGACGCCCTTGTCGGCGGCCAGGCGGTAGTAGTCTTCGTTGAACCCGTAGGTCCTGACGTCCCTGAAGAGGACGTAGATGTCCATGTCGGGGTTCTTCTCCTTGAGGAGCAGGGAGTTCTTGATGGACTCGCTGCAGCATATCCTCGAGCAGTAGTTGCGGTCCTCGTTGCGGCAGCCCACGCACTGGATCATGACGAGGCTCTGGGCATTGACCACCTTCTCGTCGTTTGCCGTTATCCTCTCCTCCAGCTCGAGGTGGGTCAGTACCCTTTCATCCTCGCCGTAGAGGTACTCCGTGGGGGTGTACATGTCGACGCCGATGGCGAGGACGGAGGCGCCGTGCTTTATCGCGGTGGTGCCCCGGTCGGACTCAACCGTTGTCACGAAGTTGCCGACGTAGCCCGTCGCCTCCGTGATGGTCGCGTTGTGGTAGACGTGGATGAGCTGGTGTTTGTAGACCTTCGCCTTCAGGTCCCTTAAGTACTCCTGGACGTCGAGGCCCTGGAGGGTCGTGTGGATCCTCCTCGCGATGCCGCCCAGCTCCTTTTCCTTCTCGATGAGGTAGACCTCGTGGCCCTGGTTCGCTATGGACAGGGCGGCGTTCATGCCGGCGATGCCGCCTCCGACGACGAGCGCCCTCTTGTCGACGGGCAGGTCGAACTCCTGGAGGGGCGCGAGCTGGCAGGCCCGTGCAACGGACATCCTGATGATGTCATGGGCCTTCTCGGTGGCCTCTTCCTTCTCCTTCTGGTGGACCCAGGAGTTGTGCTCCCGGATGTTGGCCATCTCGTAGTAGTACTGGTTGATCCCCGCCTCGCGCAGGGTGTCGCGGAAGAGCGGCTCCAAGGTCCTCGGGGAGCATGCGGCGACGACCACGCGGTTTAGGCCCTCTTCCTTTATCTTGTCCGTTATCTCCCTCGCCGAGTTGGTGGCGCAGGAGAAGAGCTGCTCCTGGGCGTAGACGACGTTGGGGAGTGTCTTGCAGTATTCCACCGTGCCGGGGACGTTGACGATCCTGCCGATGTTGGCGCCGCAGTGGCAGACGAAGACGCCCACCCTGGGCTCCTCCTGGGACACGTCCCTCTCTTCGGGGTATATCCTCTCCTTCGAGAGGTTGCCGCGGCGGTAGTCCAGCATCTCGCCGATCTGGCTTCCGGCGCCGGAGGCGCTGAAGACCGACTCGGGGATGTCGATGGGGCCCTGGAGGGCACCGGAGACGAAGATGCCCGGGCGGTTCGTTATCATGGGGTTCCTGGGGTCGAGCTTGCAGAAGTCGTGGGACTCGAGCTCGATGCCGTACTGCTTCGCCATATCCTCGACGCCCTTCGGCGGGTTCATGCCGATGGAGAGGACGACCATGTCGAACTCTTCCTCGATGACCCCCTCCTCGGGGGTGGAGTAGCGGATGGTGACGTTGTGCGTCACCGGGTCTTCTTTAACGATCGAGGGGTAGCTCCTGAAGAAGCGGATGCCGGGGAGGGCCTCGGTCCTCTCGTAGTAGCGCTCGAAGTCCTTGCCGTAGGCGCGCACGTCGTTGTGGAAGATCGTGCACTTCGCGTCGGCGTCGTGGTCCTTCGTCAGGATGACCTGCTTCTGGGTGTAGGTGCAGCAGACCGCGGAGCAGTAGCTGTTGCCGCCCTCTATCACCTGGCGGGAGCCGATGCACTGGATCCAGGCGACGTTGTGGGGGTGCCTCAGGTCGGACTTGCGGAGTATCTCGCCGCCGTAGGGGCCGGTGGAGCACAGGAGCCTCTCGTAGTCCATGCTCGTGACAACGTTCTGGAACTCGCCGTAGCGGTACTCCTCGCGGACCTTCGGGTCGAAGGGCTCGAAGCCCGGGGCGAGGATGATGGCGCCCACGTTGATCTCTTCCTTTCTCGGCTGCTGGTTGAGATCGATGGCGTCGTTCTTACAGACCGCCTCGCAGATGCGGCATTTCTTTTCTTTCAGGTAGAGGCAGCTCTCGTCTATGTAGGTGATGAGCGGGATGGCCTGCGCGAAGTAGACGTGGACCGCCTTGTTCATCGATATGTCCTGGTTGTACTGGTCCGGGTACTTCGCCGGGCAGTACTCCACGCAGACGGTGCAGCCCGTGCACTTGTCTTCCCTGATATAGCGGGGTTTTCTCAGGAGCGTTACGTTGAAGTCTCCCGCCTGCCCCTCGACACTGTCAACCTCGGTATAGGTAAGTACTTCGATGTTGGGATGCCGGCCGACCTCGACCAGCTTGGGTGCGAGAATTCACATCGAGCAGTCGTTGGTCGGGAAGGTCTTGTCGAGCTGGGCCATGTGGCCGCCGATCGACGGGGACTTCTCGACGAGGTACACCCGAAAGCCGGCGGTCGCGAGGTCCAGGGACGCCTGGATGCCGCTTATGCCCCCGCCGACGACCATGACGTCGCCGAAGTTGCCCTGCGGGCCGGTCTTCACCAGCTCCTTGATATTTTCGTTGAGCGATATGACGTTTTCCACTTTCTGTCACCTCATCGGTTTTATTCTTCTCTAACTACTCCATCACGTCGGCAATGATCTCCGTGATGTCCTTAACCTCTATCTCGTCGGCGTGGTTCATGACGAGCCGCGAGTCCTCGAGGGCCGTGATGCAGTACGGGCAGGCGGTGGCGAGCTCGACGGCGCCCTTCTCCAGTGCCTGGTCCACCCGTATGTTGGAGAAGCGCTCGTGCTTCTCCGTCTCCGCCCAGACCCTGCCCCCGCCCATGCCGCAGCAGGTCGAGTCGAGGCGCGCCTCGGGCAGCTCGGCAAACTCGATGCCGGGGACCGCCTGCAGGACCTCGCGGGGGTCGTCGAAGACGCCGTTGTGGCGGCCCAGGTAGCAGGGGTCGTGGTAGGCGACCTTCTTCGCGTACGCGCCGGAGAGTTTCAGTTTGCCCTCTTTTATGAGCCCGGGGATGAGCTGGGAGACGTGGACGACGTCGAAGCTCACCTTGAACTCGGGGTACTCGTTCTTGAAGGTGTGGTAGCAGTGGGGGGAGGAGACGAGTATCTTCTTCACGCCCGCGTCGATGAAGGCCTTGATGTTCTCCCTCGCGAGCTTCTTGAAGAGGTCCTCGTTGCCCGTCTTGCGTATGGACTCCCCGCAGCACACCTCCTTCTCGCCGAGGATCCCGAAGCTGACGTTCGCCTTCTTCAGGACCTTCGCCGTCGCCTGGGCGACCTTCTTCAGGCGGGGGTCGTAGCTGCAGTAGCAGCAGGGGAAGTAGAGGTACTCCATCCCCTCCTTGAAGGGCTTGACGCCGAGCCCGTCGGCCCAGGCCGCGCGGGTCTTCCTGTCCTCGTTGAAGGGGTTGCCCTGGCCGGAGAGCCCTGAGGCCACGGCGCGGTAGGGCTTGACGGGGCCGGCGAAGACGCCGTAGCCCGTCGCCATCCTGC
Proteins encoded in this region:
- a CDS encoding hydrogenase iron-sulfur subunit produces the protein MSTAKFKPRVLGFACNWUAYGAADLAGVSRLQYTTEMRIIRVMCSGRVDMGFVLRAFQNGIDGVFLGACHLGECNYITHGNYQAKNMVLLMRRIMEHVGLNPERLRINFMSGAEANVFTESVNDFVKTVKGLGPIGKGEGIEPGELKARLNDLKKLIPYFKMVNREKLASRLEGHDHEQEEKLFTKEEIDRQFADVYSYYIDHGKCQACMTCARRCPVDAIISVKQQIHIVDQDKCIKCGTCFEVCPPKFRAISKITGPVPPPPPEDKRAVIRKGKEEAAG
- a CDS encoding CoB--CoM heterodisulfide reductase iron-sulfur subunit A family protein; this encodes MVVGGGISGIQASLDLATAGFRVYLVEKSPSIGGHMAQLDKTFPTNDCSMUILAPKLVEVGRHPNIEVLTYTEVDSVEGQAGDFNVTLLRKPRYIREDKCTGCTVCVEYCPAKYPDQYNQDISMNKAVHVYFAQAIPLITYIDESCLYLKEKKCRICEAVCKNDAIDLNQQPRKEEINVGAIILAPGFEPFDPKVREEYRYGEFQNVVTSMDYERLLCSTGPYGGEILRKSDLRHPHNVAWIQCIGSRQVIEGGNSYCSAVCCTYTQKQVILTKDHDADAKCTIFHNDVRAYGKDFERYYERTEALPGIRFFRSYPSIVKEDPVTHNVTIRYSTPEEGVIEEEFDMVVLSIGMNPPKGVEDMAKQYGIELESHDFCKLDPRNPMITNRPGIFVSGALQGPIDIPESVFSASGAGSQIGEMLDYRRGNLSKERIYPEERDVSQEEPRVGVFVCHCGANIGRIVNVPGTVEYCKTLPNVVYAQEQLFSCATNSAREITDKIKEEGLNRVVVAACSPRTLEPLFRDTLREAGINQYYYEMANIREHNSWVHQKEKEEATEKAHDIIRMSVARACQLAPLQEFDLPVDKRALVVGGGIAGMNAALSIANQGHEVYLIEKEKELGGIARRIHTTLQGLDVQEYLRDLKAKVYKHQLIHVYHNATITEATGYVGNFVTTVESDRGTTAIKHGASVLAIGVDMYTPTEYLYGEDERVLTHLELEERITANDEKVVNAQSLVMIQCVGCRNEDRNYCSRICCSESIKNSLLLKEKNPDMDIYVLFRDVRTYGFNEDYYRLAADKGVRFIRYEPQDPPVVEPGKAEDKRPVLKVTATDYILGKKLELDADIIALAAAVIPSAATKEVAGQFKVTLSPDGFFKEAHVKLRPVEFATDGVYLCGLAHYPKFIQETINQSYGAAGRALTLLSHDIVVASGSVCAVNEKQCMGCGACVEVCTYGALELKETKQGKKVVVNPVLCKGDGLCNTKCPTGAIQLRHFTDEEVISEIDVVVPEDEILKQIDAAAAADA
- a CDS encoding (Fe-S)-binding protein, encoding MEIIAPFKEVIDEIKEKGGDAIKYCYQCGKCDTVCPWNKVRKFSMRKLIREATFGISEIEKEEIWRCTTCGKCPQRCPRDVRQIDDMMAIRRMATGYGVFAGPVKPYRAVASGLSGQGNPFNEDRKTRAAWADGLGVKPFKEGMEYLYFPCCYCSYDPRLKKVAQATAKVLKKANVSFGILGEKEVCCGESIRKTGNEDLFKKLARENIKAFIDAGVKKILVSSPHCYHTFKNEYPEFKVSFDVVHVSQLIPGLIKEGKLKLSGAYAKKVAYHDPCYLGRHNGVFDDPREVLQAVPGIEFAELPEARLDSTCCGMGGGRVWAETEKHERFSNIRVDQALEKGAVELATACPYCITALEDSRLVMNHADEIEVKDITEIIADVME